The following are encoded together in the Zingiber officinale cultivar Zhangliang chromosome 8A, Zo_v1.1, whole genome shotgun sequence genome:
- the LOC122012825 gene encoding E3 ubiquitin-protein ligase AIRP2-like isoform X1 has product MFQSQLVPRPPSFRGSLKALEADINHANTLADAVQRAYGGACLQMRLSCSPLAPFFVYLMQWLDCTCSYALTSHLGLFQILVYKVYADGVTTISTFERRASIREFYGIIFPSLQQLEGNLAERELSKEKVRAKEIVGRKRAEDWKKIFNKDSDRDDECGICLEVCTKMVLPNCNHAMCMKCYRDWNVRSQSCPFCRGSIKRVRSRDLWVLTNKSDVVDTMTLEIDNLKRLYSKMLYSRHGTRCQQRLRCWYARELRQRLPEAISVMFLMVMTLISSQVGFLSPPCVISNP; this is encoded by the exons ATGTTTCAGAGCCAGCTGGTTCCCAGGCCGCCATCCTTCAGAGGCTCCCTCAAAGCCCTTGAAGCAGACATCAACCATGCCAACACCTT GGCGGATGCTGTTCAAAGAGCGTATGGTGGTGCTTGCCTTCAGATGAGGTTGTCGTGTAGCCCCTTGGCGCCGTTCTTTGTTTACCTAATGCAGTGGTTGGACTGCACTTGTTCTTATGCTCTAACTAGCCATTTAGGGCTTTTTCAAATACTTGTTTACAAG GTTTATGCAGATGGCGTGACCACCATATCTACTTTCGAAAGAAGGGCGAGTATTCGAGAATTCTATG GTATCATATTTCCTTCCCTTCAACAGCTTGAAGGTAATTTAGCAGAGAGAGAGCTGTCAAAAGAGAAAGTCCGAGCAAAAGAGATAGTTGGTAGGAAAAGGGCAGAAGACTGgaagaaaattttcaataagGATTCAGACCGAGATGATGAATGTGGCATTTGTCTGGAAGTTTGCACCAAGATGGTGCTGCCAAACTGCAACCATGCCATGTGCATGAAATGCTATCGCGACTG GAATGTGAGATCTCAGTCCTGTCCCTTCTGTAGAGGAAGCATTAAGAGAGTGCGCTCAAGAGACCTGTGGGTGCTTACGAACAAGAGCGATGTGGTTGATACAATGACTTTGGAGATCGATAATTTGAAGCGCTTATACAG CAAGATGTTATATTCCAGACATGGGACAAGGTGCCAGCAAAGGCTGAGATGCTGGTACGCCAGAGAACTTCGACAGAGGCTTCCAGAAGCAATCTCAGTGATGTTTTTGATGGTGATGACTTTGATTAGCTCCCAGGTAGGTTTTCTTTCTCCTCCTTGTGTGATTTCAAACCCTTAG
- the LOC122012825 gene encoding E3 ubiquitin-protein ligase AIRP2-like isoform X4 has product MFQSQLVPRPPSFRGSLKALEADINHANTLADAVQRAYGGACLQMRLSCSPLAPFFVYLMQWLDCTCSYALTSHLGLFQILVYKVYADGVTTISTFERRASIREFYGIIFPSLQQLEGNLAERELSKEKVRAKEIVGRKRAEDWKKIFNKDSDRDDECGICLEVCTKMVLPNCNHAMCMKCYRDWNVRSQSCPFCRGSIKRVRSRDLWVLTNKSDVVDTMTLEIDNLKRLYRCYIPDMGQGASKG; this is encoded by the exons ATGTTTCAGAGCCAGCTGGTTCCCAGGCCGCCATCCTTCAGAGGCTCCCTCAAAGCCCTTGAAGCAGACATCAACCATGCCAACACCTT GGCGGATGCTGTTCAAAGAGCGTATGGTGGTGCTTGCCTTCAGATGAGGTTGTCGTGTAGCCCCTTGGCGCCGTTCTTTGTTTACCTAATGCAGTGGTTGGACTGCACTTGTTCTTATGCTCTAACTAGCCATTTAGGGCTTTTTCAAATACTTGTTTACAAG GTTTATGCAGATGGCGTGACCACCATATCTACTTTCGAAAGAAGGGCGAGTATTCGAGAATTCTATG GTATCATATTTCCTTCCCTTCAACAGCTTGAAGGTAATTTAGCAGAGAGAGAGCTGTCAAAAGAGAAAGTCCGAGCAAAAGAGATAGTTGGTAGGAAAAGGGCAGAAGACTGgaagaaaattttcaataagGATTCAGACCGAGATGATGAATGTGGCATTTGTCTGGAAGTTTGCACCAAGATGGTGCTGCCAAACTGCAACCATGCCATGTGCATGAAATGCTATCGCGACTG GAATGTGAGATCTCAGTCCTGTCCCTTCTGTAGAGGAAGCATTAAGAGAGTGCGCTCAAGAGACCTGTGGGTGCTTACGAACAAGAGCGATGTGGTTGATACAATGACTTTGGAGATCGATAATTTGAAGCGCTTATACAG ATGTTATATTCCAGACATGGGACAAGGTGCCAGCAAAGGCTGA
- the LOC122012825 gene encoding E3 ubiquitin-protein ligase AIRP2-like isoform X3, producing MFQSQLVPRPPSFRGSLKALEADINHANTLADAVQRAYGGACLQMRLSCSPLAPFFVYLMQWLDCTCSYALTSHLGLFQILVYKVYADGVTTISTFERRASIREFYGIIFPSLQQLEGNLAERELSKEKVRAKEIVGRKRAEDWKKIFNKDSDRDDECGICLEVCTKMVLPNCNHAMCMKCYRDWNVRSQSCPFCRGSIKRVRSRDLWVLTNKSDVVDTMTLEIDNLKRLYRRFEEKIVQIAKSRPFLVDWVW from the exons ATGTTTCAGAGCCAGCTGGTTCCCAGGCCGCCATCCTTCAGAGGCTCCCTCAAAGCCCTTGAAGCAGACATCAACCATGCCAACACCTT GGCGGATGCTGTTCAAAGAGCGTATGGTGGTGCTTGCCTTCAGATGAGGTTGTCGTGTAGCCCCTTGGCGCCGTTCTTTGTTTACCTAATGCAGTGGTTGGACTGCACTTGTTCTTATGCTCTAACTAGCCATTTAGGGCTTTTTCAAATACTTGTTTACAAG GTTTATGCAGATGGCGTGACCACCATATCTACTTTCGAAAGAAGGGCGAGTATTCGAGAATTCTATG GTATCATATTTCCTTCCCTTCAACAGCTTGAAGGTAATTTAGCAGAGAGAGAGCTGTCAAAAGAGAAAGTCCGAGCAAAAGAGATAGTTGGTAGGAAAAGGGCAGAAGACTGgaagaaaattttcaataagGATTCAGACCGAGATGATGAATGTGGCATTTGTCTGGAAGTTTGCACCAAGATGGTGCTGCCAAACTGCAACCATGCCATGTGCATGAAATGCTATCGCGACTG GAATGTGAGATCTCAGTCCTGTCCCTTCTGTAGAGGAAGCATTAAGAGAGTGCGCTCAAGAGACCTGTGGGTGCTTACGAACAAGAGCGATGTGGTTGATACAATGACTTTGGAGATCGATAATTTGAAGCGCTTATACAG GAGATTCGAGGAGAAAATTGTACAGATTGCTAAAAGCCGACCTTTCCTTGTGGATTGGGTCTGGTAA
- the LOC122012825 gene encoding E3 ubiquitin-protein ligase AIRP2-like isoform X2, translating to MFQSQLVPRPPSFRGSLKALEADINHANTLADAVQRAYGGACLQMRLSCSPLAPFFVYLMQWLDCTCSYALTSHLGLFQILVYKVYADGVTTISTFERRASIREFYGIIFPSLQQLEGNLAERELSKEKVRAKEIVGRKRAEDWKKIFNKDSDRDDECGICLEVCTKMVLPNCNHAMCMKCYRDWNVRSQSCPFCRGSIKRVRSRDLWVLTNKSDVVDTMTLEIDNLKRLYRYIDSLPLIIPDTLFLVYYDYVV from the exons ATGTTTCAGAGCCAGCTGGTTCCCAGGCCGCCATCCTTCAGAGGCTCCCTCAAAGCCCTTGAAGCAGACATCAACCATGCCAACACCTT GGCGGATGCTGTTCAAAGAGCGTATGGTGGTGCTTGCCTTCAGATGAGGTTGTCGTGTAGCCCCTTGGCGCCGTTCTTTGTTTACCTAATGCAGTGGTTGGACTGCACTTGTTCTTATGCTCTAACTAGCCATTTAGGGCTTTTTCAAATACTTGTTTACAAG GTTTATGCAGATGGCGTGACCACCATATCTACTTTCGAAAGAAGGGCGAGTATTCGAGAATTCTATG GTATCATATTTCCTTCCCTTCAACAGCTTGAAGGTAATTTAGCAGAGAGAGAGCTGTCAAAAGAGAAAGTCCGAGCAAAAGAGATAGTTGGTAGGAAAAGGGCAGAAGACTGgaagaaaattttcaataagGATTCAGACCGAGATGATGAATGTGGCATTTGTCTGGAAGTTTGCACCAAGATGGTGCTGCCAAACTGCAACCATGCCATGTGCATGAAATGCTATCGCGACTG GAATGTGAGATCTCAGTCCTGTCCCTTCTGTAGAGGAAGCATTAAGAGAGTGCGCTCAAGAGACCTGTGGGTGCTTACGAACAAGAGCGATGTGGTTGATACAATGACTTTGGAGATCGATAATTTGAAGCGCTTATACAGGTATATAGATAGTTTGCCACTGATCATTCCAGATACTCTTTTCTTGGTTTACTACGATTATGTAGTATGA
- the LOC122012824 gene encoding MA3 DOMAIN-CONTAINING TRANSLATION REGULATORY FACTOR 1-like, which yields MTSPRKEGFLTEGQREALKLAASNADAILSSPRSPNKLVLPELYSKAGGGGSRSPTASGRRVRRSHSGKFVRVKKDGAGGKGTWGKLMDTDPGSRIDRNDPNYDSGEEPYELVGATISNPIDEYKKSVVTIIEEYFTTGDVALAATDLRDLGSAEYHHLFVKKLISMAMDRHDKEKEMASVLLSALYADLISSSEISRGFSMLLETVDDLALDIIDAVDVLALFIARAVVDDILPPAFLTKAKRTISEVSKGFQVIETVEKSYLSAPHHAELVERRWGGTIHITVEEVKKKITDLLREYIESGDTLEACRCIRELGVSFFHHEVVKRALTLAMEIPTSEPLILKLLKEAAEECLISSSQMIKGFSRLADSLDDLSLDIPTAKSLFQMIVPKAISDGWLDPSFLKSNDTDQDHNDNGDEKLRKYKEEASTIILEYFLSDDIPELIRSLEELAASEYNPVFIKKLVTLAMDRKNREKEMVSVLLSALAMELFSSDDIVNGFIMLLLSAEDTALDILDASNELGLFLARAVIDDVLAPLNLEEICKKLPHNSSGSETIRMARSLVSARHAGERLLRCWGGGTGWAVEDAKDKIIKLLEEYESGGDIGEACQCIRDIGMPFFNHEVVKKALVMAMEKKKNDRLLDLLQECFSEGLITIHQMTKGFSRVRDGLEDIALDIPNADEKFKAYVGHARKHGWLLTSF from the exons ATGACCTCGCCTAGGAAAGAGGGGTTCTTGACGGAGGGGCAGCGGGAGGCGCTGAAGCTTGCTGCTTCCAACGCTGATGCGATTTTATCATCACCAAGATCTCCTAATAAGCTGGTGCTCCCTGAACTCTACAGCAAGGCTGGTGGAGGCGGGTCGAGATCTCCTACGGCCAGCGGGAGACGTGTGCGCCGTTCGCACTCGGGGAAATTTGTGCGGGTGAAGAAGG ATGGTGCTGGTGGTAAAGGTACATGGGGCAAACTCATGGATACCGATCCTGGTTCTCGCATTGATCGGAATGATCCTAACTATGATAGTGGTGAG GAACCATATGAACTTGTTGGTGCAACTATTTCAAATCCCATAGATGAGTATAAAAAGTCTGTGGTGACAATCATTGAGGAGTATTTCACCACTGGTGATGTTGCATTGGCTGCCACTGATCTTAGAGATCTTGGATCTGCTGAGTACCATCATTTATTTGTCAAGAAACTTATTTCCATGGCGATGGACAGACACGATAAGGAGAAAGAGATGGCTTCTGTTTTGCTATCTGCTTTGTATGCTGATCTGATAAGTTCGTCTGAGATTAGCCGAGGGTTCTCTATGTTACTTGAGACTGTTGATGATTTGGCACTTGACATCATTGATGCAGTTGATGTACTGGCCTTATTCATAGCCCGTGCAGTTGTTGATGACATACTACCTCCTGCTTTTCTCACTAAAGCAAAGAGGACAATTTCTGAAGTCTCTAAAGGTTTTCAGGTGATTGAGACTGTTGAAAAAAGTTATCTCTCAGCTCCCCACCATGCTGAATTGGTTGAGCGACGATGGGGTGGTACCATTCATATTACCGTTGAAGAAGTCAAGAAGAAGATCACAGATTTGCTGAGGGAATATATTGAGAGTGGAGACACGCTAGAGGCTTGTAGGTGCATAAGAGAGCTTGGAGTCTCATTCTTCCATCATGAGGTTGTGAAACGAGCTCTGACTCTAGCGATGGAAATTCCAACATCTGAACCTCTTATACTGAAGCTGTTAAAAGAAGCGGCTGAAGAATGCCTAATCAGCTCTAGTCAGATGATCAAGGGATTCTCTCGGCTTGCTGACAGCCTCGATGACCTATCTCTGGATATTCCCACTGCGAAATCCTTGTTCCAGATGATAGTGCCAAAAGCAATTTCTGATGGATGGCTTGATCCGTCTTTCTTGAAGTCCAATGATACAGATCAAGATCACAACGACAATGGTGATGAGAAGTTGAGGAAGTacaaggaagaagcttctactatCATACTCGAATACTTTCTCTCTGATGACATACCAGAACTTATTAGAAGCCTTGAAGAATTAGCTGCTTCAGAGTATAAtcctgttttcatcaagaaactGGTTACACTTGCAATGGACCGGAAGAACAGGGAGAAGGAGATGGTCTCTGTATTGTTATCTGCACTTGCCATGGAGTTATTCTCTAGCGATGACATTGTTAATGGATTCATCATGCTGCTCCTGTCTGCGGAGGACACAGCATTGGACATTTTGGATGCCTCAAATGAGCTGGGGCTATTCCTTGCAAGGGCAGTAATCGATGATGTCTTAGCACCCCTCAATTTAGAGGAGATTTGTAAGAAGCTTCCTCACAATTCAAGTGGGAGTGAAACCATACGCATGGCTCGCTCACTTGTATCTGCTCGACATGCCGGTGAGAGACTCCTTAGATGCTGGGGTGGTGGCACTGGCTGGGCCGTGGAAGACGCAAAGGACAAGATAATTAAGCTGCTGGAGGAATACGAGAGCGGGGGTGACATTGGAGAAGCGTGCCAGTGCATCCGTGATATAGGAATGCCTTTTTTCAATCATGAAGTGGTGAAGAAAGCATTGGTTATGGcaatggagaagaagaaaaatgatAGGCTTCTGGACTTGCTGCAGGAGTGTTTTAGCGAAGGGTTGATCACCATTCACCAAATGACGAAAGGGTTCTCTAGGGTTAGAGATGGGCTTGAAGATATTGCTCTCGACATTCCCAATGCAGACGAGAAGTTCAAAGCATACGTGGGCCATGCTAGGAAGCATGGATGGCTTCTGACATCCTTTTAG
- the LOC122010565 gene encoding protein FAR1-RELATED SEQUENCE 5-like: protein MRADYATFGDVVCFDTTYRKNNEGRPIALFVGVNHHKQSILFGAALLYDETSLTFEWLFNTLTKAMGEKKPITILTDQDAAMTKALASRWPETHHRLCIWHIYQNAAIHLSEVFSQFRDFSKDFASCVYDFDEEEEFILAWSMMLAKYALEDNDWLRRMYNIKEKWALVYGRQMFCADMITTQRSESMNSIVKKYVIYKHKFLDFFNHFQRLLDDRRYEELKADFRSSTTIPSLMFPIEILKHASEIYTPEVYKCFQQEWCLSHDSSLEICEDVDTFTKYKVTPHKKRNHHIVTLDKKSEKIECSCRKYEFAEILCSHILKIFTWNNIMKIPSQYVLKRWTRKAKFGYFGVNDSMTNNASLDPKVLQNMRYKDLCGLNVQLVTKAAERDDTYKVVKDVMLSLCKMVDDKLQVNESNIQQSKVSQESWEFDYGEGNSTGVKGIKTKKKTVSGKRLKGGLEKNSRKRKASSKTN from the coding sequence ATGAGAGCTGATTATGCTACTTTTGGAGATGTTGTTTGCTTTGATACAACCTACAGAAAAAATAATGAAGGTCGGCCAATTGCTTTGTTTGTGGGTGTAAATCATCATAAACAATCGATACTTTTTGGTGCtgctttattatatgatgaaactAGTTTGACTTTTGAGTGGTTGTTTAATACATTAACTAAAGCTATGGGTGAGAAAAAACCAATCACTATTCTTACAGATCAAGATGCAGCAATGACAAAGGCATTAGCTTCTAGATGGCCTGAAACACATCATCGTTTGTGCATTTGGCACATTTATCAAAACGCCGCCATACATTTGAGTGAAGTTTTTTCTCAATTTAGAGACTTTTCTAAAGATTTTGCCTCTTGTgtatatgattttgatgaagaggaagaatTTATTTTAGCATGGAGCATGATGTTAGCCAAGTATGCACTTGAAGACAATGATTGGTTGAGGCGCATGTACAACATAAAGGAAAAATGGGCTTTAGTATATGGACGACAAATGTTTTGTGCAGATATGATtacaacccaaagaagtgagagTATGAATAGTATTGTCAAAAAATATGTCATTTACAAACACAAGTTTTTAGACTTCTTCAATCACTTCCAAAGACTCCTTGATGATCGTCGATATGAGGAATTGAAAGCTGATTTCAGATCAAGTACAACTATTCCATCTTTAATGTTTCCAATTGAGATTTTAAAGCATGCTAGTGAAATTTATACTCCTGAGGTatacaagtgttttcaacaagaGTGGTGTTTATCTCATGATTCTAGTCTTGAAATTTGTGAGGATGTTGATACATTTACAAAATATAAAGTTACTCCTCACAAAAAGAGAAACCATCATATAGTTACACTTGATAAGAAATCTGAAAAAATTGAGTGTAGTTGCAGAAAATATGAATTTGCTGAAATTTTGTGTTCTCATATTCTGAAAATATTTACGTGGAATAATATCATGAAGATCCCAAGTCAGTATGTACTGAAAAGGTGGACAAGAAAAGCAAAATTTGGATATTTTGGAGTTAATGATTCAATGACCAACAAtgctagtttggatccaaaagTACTTCAAAACATGCGATACAAAGATTTGTGTGGGTTGAATGTTCAGTTGGTTACCAAGGCAGCAGAAAGAGATGACACTTACAAGGTTGTTAAAGATGTTATGTTGAGCTTGTGTAAGATGGTGGATGATAAGTTGCAAGTTAATGaatccaatatccaacaatcaaaAGTGAGCCAAGAATCTTGGGAATTTGATTATGGTGAAGGGAACTCTACTGGAGTGAAAGGAATTAAAACCAAGAAGAAAACAGTCTCAGGTAAAAGGTTGAAAGGTGGGTTAGAGAAGAattcaaggaaaagaaaagcaTCGAGTAAAACAAATTAA
- the LOC122012828 gene encoding 60S ribosomal protein L38, whose product MPKQIHEIKDFLLTARRKDARSVKIKRSKDVVKFKVRCSKYLYTLCVFDSEKANKLKQSLPPGLNVQEV is encoded by the exons ATG CCAAAGCAAATTCATGAGATTAAGGATTTCCTTCTTACTGCCAGAAGGAAGGATGCAAGGTCAGTTAAGATAAAGAGGAGCAAGGACGTGGTCAAGTTCAAGGTCCGCTGCTCCAAGTATCTATACACACTTTGTGTGTTCGACTCTGAAAAGGCAAACAAGCTGAAACAATCTCTTCCCCCAG GTTTGAACGTCCAAGAAGTGTGA
- the LOC122012827 gene encoding succinate dehydrogenase subunit 6, mitochondrial-like isoform X1 — protein MAESSDSSPLGFLWKHLEEVKEHWRSNFAFLDYYRKSLGRKEPLPKWTDADVEEFIASDPVYGPQLKAIRQSRKYAVAGGLLGAAHLGGVSLKYSKSPHGFVLATGFGALCGGVLGMEVAEHWKQLYKIDKQAANLRFLYWWEDKTLGSHRT, from the exons ATGGCGGAGAGCTCGGATTCGTCGCCGTTAGGGTTCCTGTGGAAGCACCTTGAGGAGGTGAAGGAACACTGGAGGAGCAATTTTGCCTTCCTGGACTATTACAGGAAGTCCTTGGGGCGCAAGGAGCCGCTCCCCAAGTGGACCGACGCCGATGTCGAGGAGTTCATCGCCTCCGATCCAGTCTATGGCCCGCAG CTGAAAGCAATAAGGCAATCAAGAAAATATGCAGTTGCTGGAGGTCTACTTGGTGCTGCACATCTTGGTGgagtttctttaaaatactcgAAGAGTCCACATG GTTTTGTTTTGGCTACTGGATTTGGTGCTCTCTGTGGCGGTGTCCTTGGAATGGAAGTTGCTGAACATTGGAAGCAACTCTACAAGATTGATAAACAGGCTGCAAATCTCAGGTTCCTCTACTGGTGGGAGGACAAAACTTTAG GAAGCCATAGGACCTGA
- the LOC122012827 gene encoding succinate dehydrogenase subunit 6, mitochondrial-like isoform X2, with amino-acid sequence MAESSDSSPLGFLWKHLEEVKEHWRSNFAFLDYYRKSLGRKEPLPKWTDADVEEFIASDPVYGPQLKAIRQSRKYAVAGGLLGAAHLGGVSLKYSKSPHVHLHSRYAFSFLTVSDLLEQSLLS; translated from the exons ATGGCGGAGAGCTCGGATTCGTCGCCGTTAGGGTTCCTGTGGAAGCACCTTGAGGAGGTGAAGGAACACTGGAGGAGCAATTTTGCCTTCCTGGACTATTACAGGAAGTCCTTGGGGCGCAAGGAGCCGCTCCCCAAGTGGACCGACGCCGATGTCGAGGAGTTCATCGCCTCCGATCCAGTCTATGGCCCGCAG CTGAAAGCAATAAGGCAATCAAGAAAATATGCAGTTGCTGGAGGTCTACTTGGTGCTGCACATCTTGGTGgagtttctttaaaatactcgAAGAGTCCACATG TTCACCTGCATTCCAGATATGCCTTTAGTTTCTTGACCGTGTCAGACTTGTTGGAGCAATCACTTCTTTCCTAG